Proteins encoded by one window of Primulina huaijiensis isolate GDHJ02 chromosome 1, ASM1229523v2, whole genome shotgun sequence:
- the LOC140980694 gene encoding BTB/POZ domain-containing protein At5g47800-like isoform X5, which yields MKDTHLFFVPTFKSEGVHLFYLTSSLILDEWNKFYELLHLERIIIVTKMKFMKLGNRPDTFITEEATRSVISDVPSDLTIQINNISYLLHKYPLLPKCGLLQQLTSDSEDSSNVTLNLHDIPGGEEAFELCAKYCYGMTINLSAHNFVSAFCAAKYLGMTEKVETGNFVMKLEVFLSSCILEGWKDSVVTLQNTRRIYEWSESLGIIQKCVESIVDKILTPPHKVSWSYTYTRPGYQKNRRESVPKDWWTEDISFLDVDLFRCIVMAIKSTNMLQPQLIGEALHVYACQWLPDITNTGLSEGSTSQVEDQDSSDRKQRILQNIVSLVPADKGSFSVKFLLRLVSISNFLGVSQVTKAELLRLSGSQLEDAALDDLLLPNRVTSDQTSYDIELVQTVLESFLRQWKRQTPTDESLSLRSINNVGKLIDSYLQVVSKDAHLSVKKMTSLAETLPGIARTDHDNLYKAINIYLKEHPDLSKMDKKHLCRILDCQKLSPEVRSHAVKNDQLPLRTVVQLLFFEQEKGLEQERGNTTTNIKDRSSDQTSVVRDDMNKLKLSTNNHHSSKGKGGRNYDDKFQLRPELSFKIRESAVQEMRKGRKIRDEGISEIQHSNLNPQEKAKEIRISGKNHSNKGRER from the exons ATGAAAGATACTCATCTTTTCTTTGTTCCAACATTCAA ATCAGAGGGAGTACACCTGTTCTATCTAACCTCTTCCTTGATACTTGATGAATG GAACAAGTTCTATGAGCTTCTTCATCTCGAACGCATAATAATTGTTACGAAAATGAAGTTTATGAAACTGGGGAACCGGCCAGACACCTTCATCACAGAGGAGGCTACAAG GAGCGTAATATCTGATGTACCGAGCGACCTTACCATTCAAATAAACAACATCAGCTATCTTCTCCACAAG TATCCTCTTCTTCCAAAGTGTGGCCTACTGCAACAACTCACCTCAGATTCTGAAGATTCGAGCAACGTCACGTTGAACCTACACGATATTCCGGGAGGAGAGGAGGCTTTTGAGCTTTGTGCCAAGTATTGCTATGGGATGACAATCAACCTCAGCGCCCACAATTTCGTATCAGCCTTTTGTGCTGCCAAGTACCTTGGAATGACCGAGAAAGTCGAAACTGGGAACTTTGTCATGAAATTGGAggtttttctctcatcttgcaTTCTTGAGGGGTGGAAGGACTCGGTTGTGACTCTTCAGAATACTAGACGGATATACGAGTGGTCAGAAAGTCTCGGTATCATTCAAAAATGTGTCGAATCCATTGTTGACAAGATACTAACACCTCCGCACAAG GTTTCATGGTCTTATACATATACCAGACCAGGATACCAAAAAAATCGTAGAGAGTCCGTGCCAAAAGATTGGTGGACAGAGGACATATCTTTCCTAGATGTTGACTTGTTCCGATGCATAGTTATGGCtataaaatcaacaaatatGCTGCAGCCACAGCTAATTGGTGAAGCTTTGCATGTCTATGCGTGTCAGTGGCTGCCAGACATCACTAATACAGGATTGAGCGAAGGGTCAACGTCTcaagtggaagatcaagattctTCGGACAGGAAGCAGAGAATTCTTCAAAATATTGTCAGCCTGGTTCCAGCAGATAAAGGATCTTTCTCGGTTAAGTTCTTGCTAAGACTCGTTAGCATCTCAAATTTTCTTGGAGTGTCTCAAGTGACAAAAGCAGAACTTTTGAGGCTTTCAGGTTCGCAGCTCGAGGATGCAGCGTTGGATGACTTGCTGCTTCCTAATCGAGTAACAAGTGATCAAACTTCATATGACATCGAATTGGTGCAGACAGTGCTAGAGAGTTTTTTGAGGCAATGGAAAAGACAAACTCCAACAGATGAAAGCCTGTCACTAAGATCGATTAATAATGTTGGAAAGCTCATTGATTCATACCTGCAAGTGGTTTCGAAGGATGCCCACCTGTCGGTTAAAAAAATGACGTCTTTAGCTGAAACACTGCCAGGAATTGCACGTACAGATCACGATAACCTGTACAAGGCAATCAACATTTATCTCAAG GAGCATCCTGATCTGAGTAAAATGGATAAGAAGCACCTCTGTCGGATTCTTGATTGCCAAAAATTGTCGCCTGAAGTACGTTCACATGCAGTGAAAAACGATCAATTGCCTTTGAGAACCGTGGTGCAACTTCTCTTCTTCGAACAAGAGAAAGGCTTAGAACAAGAGAGAGGCAACACTACAACAAATATAAAAGACAGATCATCAGATCAAACCTCGGTTGTCAGAGATGACATGAACAAATTAAAGTTAAGCACAAACAACCATCATTCGAGTAAAGGAAAGGGTGGTAGAAATTATGATGATAAGTTCCAACTAAGACCAGAACTAAGCTTTAAAATAAGGGAAAGTGCGGTGCAAGAAATGAGAAAGGGAAGGAAAATTAGAGATGAAGGGATATCTGAAATTCAGCATTCAAATTTGAATCCTCAAGAGAAAGCTAAAGAAATAAGAATCTCAGGGAAAAATCACAGCAACAAAGGCAGAGAACGATAG
- the LOC140980694 gene encoding BTB/POZ domain-containing protein At5g47800-like isoform X6 — protein MKDTHLFFVPTFKNRNKFYELLHLERIIIVTKMKFMKLGNRPDTFITEEATRSVISDVPSDLTIQINNISYLLHKLQYPLLPKCGLLQQLTSDSEDSSNVTLNLHDIPGGEEAFELCAKYCYGMTINLSAHNFVSAFCAAKYLGMTEKVETGNFVMKLEVFLSSCILEGWKDSVVTLQNTRRIYEWSESLGIIQKCVESIVDKILTPPHKVSWSYTYTRPGYQKNRRESVPKDWWTEDISFLDVDLFRCIVMAIKSTNMLQPQLIGEALHVYACQWLPDITNTGLSEGSTSQVEDQDSSDRKQRILQNIVSLVPADKGSFSVKFLLRLVSISNFLGVSQVTKAELLRLSGSQLEDAALDDLLLPNRVTSDQTSYDIELVQTVLESFLRQWKRQTPTDESLSLRSINNVGKLIDSYLQVVSKDAHLSVKKMTSLAETLPGIARTDHDNLYKAINIYLKEHPDLSKMDKKHLCRILDCQKLSPEVRSHAVKNDQLPLRTVVQLLFFEQEKGLEQERGNTTTNIKDRSSDQTSVVRDDMNKLKLSTNNHHSSKGKGGRNYDDKFQLRPELSFKIRESAVQEMRKGRKIRDEGISEIQHSNLNPQEKAKEIRISGKNHSNKGRER, from the exons ATGAAAGATACTCATCTTTTCTTTGTTCCAACATTCAA gaaTAGGAACAAGTTCTATGAGCTTCTTCATCTCGAACGCATAATAATTGTTACGAAAATGAAGTTTATGAAACTGGGGAACCGGCCAGACACCTTCATCACAGAGGAGGCTACAAG GAGCGTAATATCTGATGTACCGAGCGACCTTACCATTCAAATAAACAACATCAGCTATCTTCTCCACAAG CTACAGTATCCTCTTCTTCCAAAGTGTGGCCTACTGCAACAACTCACCTCAGATTCTGAAGATTCGAGCAACGTCACGTTGAACCTACACGATATTCCGGGAGGAGAGGAGGCTTTTGAGCTTTGTGCCAAGTATTGCTATGGGATGACAATCAACCTCAGCGCCCACAATTTCGTATCAGCCTTTTGTGCTGCCAAGTACCTTGGAATGACCGAGAAAGTCGAAACTGGGAACTTTGTCATGAAATTGGAggtttttctctcatcttgcaTTCTTGAGGGGTGGAAGGACTCGGTTGTGACTCTTCAGAATACTAGACGGATATACGAGTGGTCAGAAAGTCTCGGTATCATTCAAAAATGTGTCGAATCCATTGTTGACAAGATACTAACACCTCCGCACAAG GTTTCATGGTCTTATACATATACCAGACCAGGATACCAAAAAAATCGTAGAGAGTCCGTGCCAAAAGATTGGTGGACAGAGGACATATCTTTCCTAGATGTTGACTTGTTCCGATGCATAGTTATGGCtataaaatcaacaaatatGCTGCAGCCACAGCTAATTGGTGAAGCTTTGCATGTCTATGCGTGTCAGTGGCTGCCAGACATCACTAATACAGGATTGAGCGAAGGGTCAACGTCTcaagtggaagatcaagattctTCGGACAGGAAGCAGAGAATTCTTCAAAATATTGTCAGCCTGGTTCCAGCAGATAAAGGATCTTTCTCGGTTAAGTTCTTGCTAAGACTCGTTAGCATCTCAAATTTTCTTGGAGTGTCTCAAGTGACAAAAGCAGAACTTTTGAGGCTTTCAGGTTCGCAGCTCGAGGATGCAGCGTTGGATGACTTGCTGCTTCCTAATCGAGTAACAAGTGATCAAACTTCATATGACATCGAATTGGTGCAGACAGTGCTAGAGAGTTTTTTGAGGCAATGGAAAAGACAAACTCCAACAGATGAAAGCCTGTCACTAAGATCGATTAATAATGTTGGAAAGCTCATTGATTCATACCTGCAAGTGGTTTCGAAGGATGCCCACCTGTCGGTTAAAAAAATGACGTCTTTAGCTGAAACACTGCCAGGAATTGCACGTACAGATCACGATAACCTGTACAAGGCAATCAACATTTATCTCAAG GAGCATCCTGATCTGAGTAAAATGGATAAGAAGCACCTCTGTCGGATTCTTGATTGCCAAAAATTGTCGCCTGAAGTACGTTCACATGCAGTGAAAAACGATCAATTGCCTTTGAGAACCGTGGTGCAACTTCTCTTCTTCGAACAAGAGAAAGGCTTAGAACAAGAGAGAGGCAACACTACAACAAATATAAAAGACAGATCATCAGATCAAACCTCGGTTGTCAGAGATGACATGAACAAATTAAAGTTAAGCACAAACAACCATCATTCGAGTAAAGGAAAGGGTGGTAGAAATTATGATGATAAGTTCCAACTAAGACCAGAACTAAGCTTTAAAATAAGGGAAAGTGCGGTGCAAGAAATGAGAAAGGGAAGGAAAATTAGAGATGAAGGGATATCTGAAATTCAGCATTCAAATTTGAATCCTCAAGAGAAAGCTAAAGAAATAAGAATCTCAGGGAAAAATCACAGCAACAAAGGCAGAGAACGATAG
- the LOC140980694 gene encoding BTB/POZ domain-containing protein At5g47800-like isoform X3, with protein sequence MKDTHLFFVPTFKSEGVHLFYLTSSLILDEWNRNKFYELLHLERIIIVTKMKFMKLGNRPDTFITEEATRSVISDVPSDLTIQINNISYLLHKLQYPLLPKCGLLQQLTSDSEDSSNVTLNLHDIPGGEEAFELCAKYCYGMTINLSAHNFVSAFCAAKYLGMTEKVETGNFVMKLEVFLSSCILEGWKDSVVTLQNTRRIYEWSESLGIIQKCVESIVDKILTPPHKVSWSYTYTRPGYQKNRRESVPKDWWTEDISFLDVDLFRCIVMAIKSTNMLQPQLIGEALHVYACQWLPDITNTGLSEGSTSQVEDQDSSDRKQRILQNIVSLVPADKGSFSVKFLLRLVSISNFLGVSQVTKAELLRLSGSQLEDAALDDLLLPNRVTSDQTSYDIELVQTVLESFLRQWKRQTPTDESLSLRSINNVGKLIDSYLQVVSKDAHLSVKKMTSLAETLPGIARTDHDNLYKAINIYLKEHPDLSKMDKKHLCRILDCQKLSPEVRSHAVKNDQLPLRTVVQLLFFEQEKGLEQERGNTTTNIKDRSSDQTSVVRDDMNKLKLSTNNHHSSKGKGGRNYDDKFQLRPELSFKIRESAVQEMRKGRKIRDEGISEIQHSNLNPQEKAKEIRISGKNHSNKGRER encoded by the exons ATGAAAGATACTCATCTTTTCTTTGTTCCAACATTCAA ATCAGAGGGAGTACACCTGTTCTATCTAACCTCTTCCTTGATACTTGATGAATG gaaTAGGAACAAGTTCTATGAGCTTCTTCATCTCGAACGCATAATAATTGTTACGAAAATGAAGTTTATGAAACTGGGGAACCGGCCAGACACCTTCATCACAGAGGAGGCTACAAG GAGCGTAATATCTGATGTACCGAGCGACCTTACCATTCAAATAAACAACATCAGCTATCTTCTCCACAAG CTACAGTATCCTCTTCTTCCAAAGTGTGGCCTACTGCAACAACTCACCTCAGATTCTGAAGATTCGAGCAACGTCACGTTGAACCTACACGATATTCCGGGAGGAGAGGAGGCTTTTGAGCTTTGTGCCAAGTATTGCTATGGGATGACAATCAACCTCAGCGCCCACAATTTCGTATCAGCCTTTTGTGCTGCCAAGTACCTTGGAATGACCGAGAAAGTCGAAACTGGGAACTTTGTCATGAAATTGGAggtttttctctcatcttgcaTTCTTGAGGGGTGGAAGGACTCGGTTGTGACTCTTCAGAATACTAGACGGATATACGAGTGGTCAGAAAGTCTCGGTATCATTCAAAAATGTGTCGAATCCATTGTTGACAAGATACTAACACCTCCGCACAAG GTTTCATGGTCTTATACATATACCAGACCAGGATACCAAAAAAATCGTAGAGAGTCCGTGCCAAAAGATTGGTGGACAGAGGACATATCTTTCCTAGATGTTGACTTGTTCCGATGCATAGTTATGGCtataaaatcaacaaatatGCTGCAGCCACAGCTAATTGGTGAAGCTTTGCATGTCTATGCGTGTCAGTGGCTGCCAGACATCACTAATACAGGATTGAGCGAAGGGTCAACGTCTcaagtggaagatcaagattctTCGGACAGGAAGCAGAGAATTCTTCAAAATATTGTCAGCCTGGTTCCAGCAGATAAAGGATCTTTCTCGGTTAAGTTCTTGCTAAGACTCGTTAGCATCTCAAATTTTCTTGGAGTGTCTCAAGTGACAAAAGCAGAACTTTTGAGGCTTTCAGGTTCGCAGCTCGAGGATGCAGCGTTGGATGACTTGCTGCTTCCTAATCGAGTAACAAGTGATCAAACTTCATATGACATCGAATTGGTGCAGACAGTGCTAGAGAGTTTTTTGAGGCAATGGAAAAGACAAACTCCAACAGATGAAAGCCTGTCACTAAGATCGATTAATAATGTTGGAAAGCTCATTGATTCATACCTGCAAGTGGTTTCGAAGGATGCCCACCTGTCGGTTAAAAAAATGACGTCTTTAGCTGAAACACTGCCAGGAATTGCACGTACAGATCACGATAACCTGTACAAGGCAATCAACATTTATCTCAAG GAGCATCCTGATCTGAGTAAAATGGATAAGAAGCACCTCTGTCGGATTCTTGATTGCCAAAAATTGTCGCCTGAAGTACGTTCACATGCAGTGAAAAACGATCAATTGCCTTTGAGAACCGTGGTGCAACTTCTCTTCTTCGAACAAGAGAAAGGCTTAGAACAAGAGAGAGGCAACACTACAACAAATATAAAAGACAGATCATCAGATCAAACCTCGGTTGTCAGAGATGACATGAACAAATTAAAGTTAAGCACAAACAACCATCATTCGAGTAAAGGAAAGGGTGGTAGAAATTATGATGATAAGTTCCAACTAAGACCAGAACTAAGCTTTAAAATAAGGGAAAGTGCGGTGCAAGAAATGAGAAAGGGAAGGAAAATTAGAGATGAAGGGATATCTGAAATTCAGCATTCAAATTTGAATCCTCAAGAGAAAGCTAAAGAAATAAGAATCTCAGGGAAAAATCACAGCAACAAAGGCAGAGAACGATAG
- the LOC140980694 gene encoding BTB/POZ domain-containing protein At5g47800-like isoform X1: protein MLSIDCGLNMSRSFGIRIFVENCSSYPAHVQQNLESWKKNRNKFYELLHLERIIIVTKMKFMKLGNRPDTFITEEATRSVISDVPSDLTIQINNISYLLHKLQYPLLPKCGLLQQLTSDSEDSSNVTLNLHDIPGGEEAFELCAKYCYGMTINLSAHNFVSAFCAAKYLGMTEKVETGNFVMKLEVFLSSCILEGWKDSVVTLQNTRRIYEWSESLGIIQKCVESIVDKILTPPHKVSWSYTYTRPGYQKNRRESVPKDWWTEDISFLDVDLFRCIVMAIKSTNMLQPQLIGEALHVYACQWLPDITNTGLSEGSTSQVEDQDSSDRKQRILQNIVSLVPADKGSFSVKFLLRLVSISNFLGVSQVTKAELLRLSGSQLEDAALDDLLLPNRVTSDQTSYDIELVQTVLESFLRQWKRQTPTDESLSLRSINNVGKLIDSYLQVVSKDAHLSVKKMTSLAETLPGIARTDHDNLYKAINIYLKEHPDLSKMDKKHLCRILDCQKLSPEVRSHAVKNDQLPLRTVVQLLFFEQEKGLEQERGNTTTNIKDRSSDQTSVVRDDMNKLKLSTNNHHSSKGKGGRNYDDKFQLRPELSFKIRESAVQEMRKGRKIRDEGISEIQHSNLNPQEKAKEIRISGKNHSNKGRER from the exons ATGCTGTCAATAGATTGTGGTCTGAATATGTCTAGGTCCTTCGGGATTAGGATCTTCGTAGAAAATTGCTCGTCCTACCCAGCCCACGTGCAGCAGAATTTAGAATCTTGGAAAAA gaaTAGGAACAAGTTCTATGAGCTTCTTCATCTCGAACGCATAATAATTGTTACGAAAATGAAGTTTATGAAACTGGGGAACCGGCCAGACACCTTCATCACAGAGGAGGCTACAAG GAGCGTAATATCTGATGTACCGAGCGACCTTACCATTCAAATAAACAACATCAGCTATCTTCTCCACAAG CTACAGTATCCTCTTCTTCCAAAGTGTGGCCTACTGCAACAACTCACCTCAGATTCTGAAGATTCGAGCAACGTCACGTTGAACCTACACGATATTCCGGGAGGAGAGGAGGCTTTTGAGCTTTGTGCCAAGTATTGCTATGGGATGACAATCAACCTCAGCGCCCACAATTTCGTATCAGCCTTTTGTGCTGCCAAGTACCTTGGAATGACCGAGAAAGTCGAAACTGGGAACTTTGTCATGAAATTGGAggtttttctctcatcttgcaTTCTTGAGGGGTGGAAGGACTCGGTTGTGACTCTTCAGAATACTAGACGGATATACGAGTGGTCAGAAAGTCTCGGTATCATTCAAAAATGTGTCGAATCCATTGTTGACAAGATACTAACACCTCCGCACAAG GTTTCATGGTCTTATACATATACCAGACCAGGATACCAAAAAAATCGTAGAGAGTCCGTGCCAAAAGATTGGTGGACAGAGGACATATCTTTCCTAGATGTTGACTTGTTCCGATGCATAGTTATGGCtataaaatcaacaaatatGCTGCAGCCACAGCTAATTGGTGAAGCTTTGCATGTCTATGCGTGTCAGTGGCTGCCAGACATCACTAATACAGGATTGAGCGAAGGGTCAACGTCTcaagtggaagatcaagattctTCGGACAGGAAGCAGAGAATTCTTCAAAATATTGTCAGCCTGGTTCCAGCAGATAAAGGATCTTTCTCGGTTAAGTTCTTGCTAAGACTCGTTAGCATCTCAAATTTTCTTGGAGTGTCTCAAGTGACAAAAGCAGAACTTTTGAGGCTTTCAGGTTCGCAGCTCGAGGATGCAGCGTTGGATGACTTGCTGCTTCCTAATCGAGTAACAAGTGATCAAACTTCATATGACATCGAATTGGTGCAGACAGTGCTAGAGAGTTTTTTGAGGCAATGGAAAAGACAAACTCCAACAGATGAAAGCCTGTCACTAAGATCGATTAATAATGTTGGAAAGCTCATTGATTCATACCTGCAAGTGGTTTCGAAGGATGCCCACCTGTCGGTTAAAAAAATGACGTCTTTAGCTGAAACACTGCCAGGAATTGCACGTACAGATCACGATAACCTGTACAAGGCAATCAACATTTATCTCAAG GAGCATCCTGATCTGAGTAAAATGGATAAGAAGCACCTCTGTCGGATTCTTGATTGCCAAAAATTGTCGCCTGAAGTACGTTCACATGCAGTGAAAAACGATCAATTGCCTTTGAGAACCGTGGTGCAACTTCTCTTCTTCGAACAAGAGAAAGGCTTAGAACAAGAGAGAGGCAACACTACAACAAATATAAAAGACAGATCATCAGATCAAACCTCGGTTGTCAGAGATGACATGAACAAATTAAAGTTAAGCACAAACAACCATCATTCGAGTAAAGGAAAGGGTGGTAGAAATTATGATGATAAGTTCCAACTAAGACCAGAACTAAGCTTTAAAATAAGGGAAAGTGCGGTGCAAGAAATGAGAAAGGGAAGGAAAATTAGAGATGAAGGGATATCTGAAATTCAGCATTCAAATTTGAATCCTCAAGAGAAAGCTAAAGAAATAAGAATCTCAGGGAAAAATCACAGCAACAAAGGCAGAGAACGATAG
- the LOC140980694 gene encoding BTB/POZ domain-containing protein At5g47800-like isoform X4, whose product MKDTHLFFVPTFKSEGVHLFYLTSSLILDEWNKFYELLHLERIIIVTKMKFMKLGNRPDTFITEEATRSVISDVPSDLTIQINNISYLLHKLQYPLLPKCGLLQQLTSDSEDSSNVTLNLHDIPGGEEAFELCAKYCYGMTINLSAHNFVSAFCAAKYLGMTEKVETGNFVMKLEVFLSSCILEGWKDSVVTLQNTRRIYEWSESLGIIQKCVESIVDKILTPPHKVSWSYTYTRPGYQKNRRESVPKDWWTEDISFLDVDLFRCIVMAIKSTNMLQPQLIGEALHVYACQWLPDITNTGLSEGSTSQVEDQDSSDRKQRILQNIVSLVPADKGSFSVKFLLRLVSISNFLGVSQVTKAELLRLSGSQLEDAALDDLLLPNRVTSDQTSYDIELVQTVLESFLRQWKRQTPTDESLSLRSINNVGKLIDSYLQVVSKDAHLSVKKMTSLAETLPGIARTDHDNLYKAINIYLKEHPDLSKMDKKHLCRILDCQKLSPEVRSHAVKNDQLPLRTVVQLLFFEQEKGLEQERGNTTTNIKDRSSDQTSVVRDDMNKLKLSTNNHHSSKGKGGRNYDDKFQLRPELSFKIRESAVQEMRKGRKIRDEGISEIQHSNLNPQEKAKEIRISGKNHSNKGRER is encoded by the exons ATGAAAGATACTCATCTTTTCTTTGTTCCAACATTCAA ATCAGAGGGAGTACACCTGTTCTATCTAACCTCTTCCTTGATACTTGATGAATG GAACAAGTTCTATGAGCTTCTTCATCTCGAACGCATAATAATTGTTACGAAAATGAAGTTTATGAAACTGGGGAACCGGCCAGACACCTTCATCACAGAGGAGGCTACAAG GAGCGTAATATCTGATGTACCGAGCGACCTTACCATTCAAATAAACAACATCAGCTATCTTCTCCACAAG CTACAGTATCCTCTTCTTCCAAAGTGTGGCCTACTGCAACAACTCACCTCAGATTCTGAAGATTCGAGCAACGTCACGTTGAACCTACACGATATTCCGGGAGGAGAGGAGGCTTTTGAGCTTTGTGCCAAGTATTGCTATGGGATGACAATCAACCTCAGCGCCCACAATTTCGTATCAGCCTTTTGTGCTGCCAAGTACCTTGGAATGACCGAGAAAGTCGAAACTGGGAACTTTGTCATGAAATTGGAggtttttctctcatcttgcaTTCTTGAGGGGTGGAAGGACTCGGTTGTGACTCTTCAGAATACTAGACGGATATACGAGTGGTCAGAAAGTCTCGGTATCATTCAAAAATGTGTCGAATCCATTGTTGACAAGATACTAACACCTCCGCACAAG GTTTCATGGTCTTATACATATACCAGACCAGGATACCAAAAAAATCGTAGAGAGTCCGTGCCAAAAGATTGGTGGACAGAGGACATATCTTTCCTAGATGTTGACTTGTTCCGATGCATAGTTATGGCtataaaatcaacaaatatGCTGCAGCCACAGCTAATTGGTGAAGCTTTGCATGTCTATGCGTGTCAGTGGCTGCCAGACATCACTAATACAGGATTGAGCGAAGGGTCAACGTCTcaagtggaagatcaagattctTCGGACAGGAAGCAGAGAATTCTTCAAAATATTGTCAGCCTGGTTCCAGCAGATAAAGGATCTTTCTCGGTTAAGTTCTTGCTAAGACTCGTTAGCATCTCAAATTTTCTTGGAGTGTCTCAAGTGACAAAAGCAGAACTTTTGAGGCTTTCAGGTTCGCAGCTCGAGGATGCAGCGTTGGATGACTTGCTGCTTCCTAATCGAGTAACAAGTGATCAAACTTCATATGACATCGAATTGGTGCAGACAGTGCTAGAGAGTTTTTTGAGGCAATGGAAAAGACAAACTCCAACAGATGAAAGCCTGTCACTAAGATCGATTAATAATGTTGGAAAGCTCATTGATTCATACCTGCAAGTGGTTTCGAAGGATGCCCACCTGTCGGTTAAAAAAATGACGTCTTTAGCTGAAACACTGCCAGGAATTGCACGTACAGATCACGATAACCTGTACAAGGCAATCAACATTTATCTCAAG GAGCATCCTGATCTGAGTAAAATGGATAAGAAGCACCTCTGTCGGATTCTTGATTGCCAAAAATTGTCGCCTGAAGTACGTTCACATGCAGTGAAAAACGATCAATTGCCTTTGAGAACCGTGGTGCAACTTCTCTTCTTCGAACAAGAGAAAGGCTTAGAACAAGAGAGAGGCAACACTACAACAAATATAAAAGACAGATCATCAGATCAAACCTCGGTTGTCAGAGATGACATGAACAAATTAAAGTTAAGCACAAACAACCATCATTCGAGTAAAGGAAAGGGTGGTAGAAATTATGATGATAAGTTCCAACTAAGACCAGAACTAAGCTTTAAAATAAGGGAAAGTGCGGTGCAAGAAATGAGAAAGGGAAGGAAAATTAGAGATGAAGGGATATCTGAAATTCAGCATTCAAATTTGAATCCTCAAGAGAAAGCTAAAGAAATAAGAATCTCAGGGAAAAATCACAGCAACAAAGGCAGAGAACGATAG